One segment of Gordonia terrae DNA contains the following:
- a CDS encoding DUF3556 domain-containing protein produces the protein MGLTQPDFPQVDPETFLQRPFFDRIRVLGAHWADHGFGTPKMVHLIYLMKVFVFYGGVGIVLATLTSGLNPLHVTEWWNQPIVYQKLVLWTVLVEVLGIGGSWGPLAGHFKPMTGGFLYWLRPQTIRLPPWPGKVPLTKGDSRTAFDIAVYALILANLAVAIALPGIVSNSLDSVVADNQGLVNPVLMYPLIALFVVIGLRDKVIFIAARSEQYLPAMIFFGFLPFVDMILALKLLIVSVWVGAGISKLGHHFSMVIPPMLSNTPWLPSKKIKRAHYRNFPEDMRPSRLAGGVGHVLGTIVEVVTPLVLLVSTSKSLTVAAVVLMVCFHFFILSTFPLAVPLEWNLLFAYASVFLFLGFPAWDGYALTDTSMPWAMVLIAAALCFFPVLGNLRPDLVSFLPSMRQYAGNWASATWAFAPGAEEKLDQHIVRPAKNTRTQLLASYPADVADVVMHQLLAWRSMHSQGRALYSLMIRHLGTDIDSYTLREAEFSCNSLVAFNFGDGHLHDERLIAALQKRCGFAPGEFTVAWIESQPIHRGTQRFKVIDAALGVIETGTYRVVDAVNEQPWLPNGPIPFQVDWTLDVDARRAVTDPEVVHEPQMRSDDRSATPVRLTDQAPQ, from the coding sequence ATGGGACTCACCCAACCAGACTTCCCCCAGGTGGACCCGGAGACATTTCTCCAGCGGCCGTTCTTCGACCGGATTCGCGTGCTGGGAGCACATTGGGCCGACCACGGTTTCGGGACACCGAAGATGGTCCATCTGATCTATCTGATGAAGGTCTTCGTCTTCTACGGAGGCGTCGGGATCGTGCTCGCGACGCTGACATCCGGACTGAACCCGCTGCATGTGACCGAGTGGTGGAATCAACCGATCGTCTATCAGAAACTGGTCTTGTGGACCGTGCTGGTGGAGGTCCTGGGCATCGGAGGGTCGTGGGGGCCGCTGGCCGGACATTTCAAACCGATGACCGGTGGCTTCCTGTACTGGCTGCGGCCACAGACGATCCGGCTCCCACCATGGCCCGGCAAGGTGCCCCTCACCAAGGGTGACTCCCGCACCGCGTTCGACATCGCGGTCTACGCGCTCATACTCGCGAATCTTGCTGTTGCGATAGCACTCCCGGGTATCGTGTCGAACTCGCTGGACTCGGTGGTGGCCGACAATCAGGGACTGGTGAACCCCGTCCTGATGTACCCGCTCATCGCGTTGTTCGTCGTGATCGGCCTGCGTGACAAGGTCATCTTCATCGCCGCTCGCTCCGAGCAGTACCTCCCGGCGATGATCTTCTTCGGCTTCCTGCCCTTCGTCGACATGATCCTCGCGCTCAAACTGCTCATCGTGTCGGTCTGGGTCGGCGCCGGGATCTCCAAGCTGGGACATCACTTCTCGATGGTGATCCCACCGATGCTGTCGAACACCCCGTGGCTGCCGAGCAAGAAGATCAAGCGGGCGCACTATCGCAACTTCCCCGAGGACATGCGGCCGTCGAGGCTGGCCGGCGGCGTCGGGCACGTCCTGGGCACCATCGTCGAGGTCGTCACCCCACTGGTCTTGCTGGTCTCGACGAGCAAGTCGCTCACCGTGGCGGCGGTCGTCCTCATGGTGTGCTTCCACTTCTTCATCCTGTCGACGTTCCCACTGGCCGTTCCGCTCGAATGGAACCTGCTCTTCGCCTATGCCTCGGTGTTCCTGTTCCTCGGATTCCCGGCCTGGGACGGCTATGCGCTGACCGACACGTCGATGCCGTGGGCGATGGTGCTGATCGCCGCCGCGCTCTGCTTCTTTCCCGTGCTCGGCAACCTCCGTCCCGATCTGGTCTCGTTCCTCCCGTCGATGCGCCAGTATGCGGGGAACTGGGCGTCGGCCACCTGGGCTTTCGCGCCTGGTGCCGAGGAGAAGCTCGACCAGCACATCGTGCGGCCCGCGAAGAACACCCGCACCCAGCTCCTCGCGTCGTACCCGGCCGACGTGGCCGATGTCGTGATGCACCAGCTGCTGGCCTGGCGTTCGATGCACAGCCAGGGGCGTGCGCTGTACTCGCTGATGATCCGTCATCTCGGCACCGACATCGACTCCTACACGCTGAGGGAGGCGGAGTTCTCGTGTAACTCACTGGTGGCCTTCAACTTCGGTGACGGGCATCTCCACGACGAACGGCTCATCGCGGCGCTGCAGAAGCGGTGCGGTTTCGCGCCGGGCGAGTTCACGGTGGCCTGGATCGAGTCCCAGCCGATCCACCGGGGCACACAGCGGTTCAAGGTGATCGATGCGGCGCTGGGCGTCATCGAGACCGGGACCTACCGGGTGGTGGATGCGGTGAACGAGCAGCCGTGGCTGCCCAACGGCCCCATCCCGTTCCAGGTCGACTGGACTCTCGACGTTGACGCTCGCCGCGCCGTCACCGATCCTGAAGTGGTGCATGAACCGCAGATGCGCTCCGATGACCGAAGCGCGACGCCGGTCCGGCTGACGGATCAGGCGCCGCAGTGA
- a CDS encoding phytoene desaturase family protein: protein MTTAVVVGGGPNGLAAALHLARNGVDVQVLEAAEVVGGGARSGELTVPGVIHDHCSAFHPLGVGSPFWSEVGLERYGLVWKWPDADCAHPLDSGEAGLLFRSVGATAAGLGADGSRWQAMFGDLARHFDDLGDDLLRPVMHVPGHPIRLASFGPRAVLPATVIARWFRTERARALYGGIAAHLFSRLDRPLTASLGLMIAASGHRYGWPVAEGGSGAITAAIVGALRDSGGKIETGVRVSSRADLPPADITLLDLSPAQVLSIFGDEMPARIRRSYRRHRIGSSAYKVDFAIDGDIPWSNPDCLRAGTVHLGGSFDEIAHIERQRAAGVMVPRPFVLLGQQYIADPGRSAGGINPIYAYAHVPRGFDGDATEQIVAQIERFAPGFRDRIVATASTGTEQLHASNANFAGGDIIGGANDGLQMVLRPRAALDPYAIGVPGVYICSQASPPGAGIHGLCGYHAAESALRYARSTR, encoded by the coding sequence GTGACCACAGCTGTCGTGGTCGGCGGCGGGCCCAATGGGCTCGCCGCCGCTCTGCACCTGGCGCGCAACGGTGTCGACGTGCAGGTCCTCGAGGCGGCCGAGGTCGTCGGTGGCGGGGCCCGGTCGGGCGAGCTCACGGTGCCGGGTGTCATCCACGACCATTGTTCGGCCTTCCACCCGTTGGGTGTGGGCTCGCCGTTCTGGTCGGAGGTCGGTCTCGAACGGTACGGGCTGGTGTGGAAGTGGCCCGACGCCGACTGCGCACATCCTCTCGATTCCGGTGAGGCCGGGCTGCTGTTCCGCTCGGTCGGCGCCACCGCGGCGGGGTTGGGCGCCGACGGATCGCGCTGGCAGGCGATGTTCGGTGATCTGGCCCGGCATTTCGACGATCTGGGCGACGATCTGCTCCGTCCGGTCATGCACGTGCCCGGTCACCCGATCCGGTTGGCGTCGTTCGGGCCCCGAGCCGTCCTGCCTGCCACCGTCATCGCGCGCTGGTTTCGCACCGAGCGTGCCCGCGCGCTGTACGGCGGGATCGCGGCACACCTGTTCTCCCGGTTGGACCGCCCGCTCACCGCGTCGCTCGGGCTGATGATCGCCGCGAGCGGACACCGTTACGGATGGCCGGTGGCCGAAGGCGGTTCAGGGGCGATCACCGCGGCGATCGTCGGCGCACTACGGGATTCGGGCGGCAAGATCGAGACCGGTGTCCGGGTGAGCTCGCGTGCCGACCTGCCGCCGGCGGACATCACGTTGCTGGACTTGTCCCCGGCGCAGGTCCTCTCGATCTTCGGCGACGAGATGCCGGCTCGAATCCGACGCTCGTACCGGCGTCACCGGATCGGGTCGTCGGCGTACAAGGTCGACTTCGCGATCGACGGGGACATCCCGTGGTCGAATCCGGATTGCCTGCGAGCCGGGACAGTGCACCTCGGTGGGAGTTTCGACGAGATCGCCCACATCGAGCGACAGCGAGCGGCCGGTGTGATGGTCCCACGGCCGTTCGTCCTGCTCGGTCAGCAGTACATCGCCGATCCCGGTCGCAGTGCGGGCGGCATCAATCCGATCTACGCCTACGCGCACGTCCCTCGAGGCTTCGACGGGGATGCCACCGAGCAGATCGTCGCGCAGATCGAGAGATTCGCCCCCGGATTCCGTGACCGGATCGTCGCGACCGCGAGCACTGGTACCGAACAACTCCATGCCTCGAACGCCAACTTCGCCGGCGGCGACATCATCGGCGGAGCGAACGACGGGTTGCAGATGGTCCTAAGGCCCCGTGCGGCGCTCGATCCGTACGCGATCGGAGTACCGGGTGTGTACATCTGCTCCCAGGCCAGCCCGCCAGGTGCTGGTATCCACGGGTTGTGTGGGTACCATGCCGCCGAGTCGGCATTACGGTACGCACGGTCGACACGATGA
- a CDS encoding PucR family transcriptional regulator has product MTASRSSRALWTAGDAARDRLAGVPAAAGSELLEQAAVIAKTLQENVSDIVSELSAMMAREIDQLDTDPKLVELLEASVHGNVSTIIHVLANDIPIEHLQPTTAAVEYALRLAQRDVPSNSLVRAYHLGQNSVMRQCYRLVEDLDLDAGQSMALTRHISDVLSGYIDWISLYVFEAYEDERRRWLGVEGNVQSAAIHSFLDSAEPDERAFESETGYPLDRRHVALILWSSDDEPRELVTLTHAARELGTRLGGGAPPIVTAIDRSTVWAWIPLVGRDITDDSSVVTVRSTVPAGIRVAVGLPASGARGFRRTHEQARAAYSVATMPGGTADRVIGFGDRGVAVVSLLARDLESTRAWVREVLGGLAEDTSTANMLRETLSVYFATKESHLHTAERLNLHRNTVKYRVGKALAEVPSDRDRLDLALALTVCEFLGPVMFTR; this is encoded by the coding sequence ATGACCGCCTCGCGATCGTCCCGTGCGCTGTGGACAGCGGGAGACGCCGCGCGCGACCGGCTCGCCGGAGTTCCCGCGGCAGCCGGTTCCGAACTGCTCGAGCAGGCGGCCGTGATCGCGAAGACGTTGCAGGAGAACGTGTCCGACATCGTCTCCGAGTTGAGTGCGATGATGGCCCGGGAGATCGATCAGCTCGACACCGACCCCAAGCTGGTGGAGTTGCTCGAGGCGAGCGTGCACGGCAACGTCTCCACGATCATCCACGTCCTGGCGAACGACATCCCGATCGAGCACCTGCAACCGACCACCGCCGCGGTGGAATACGCGTTGCGACTGGCGCAACGGGACGTGCCGTCGAACTCGCTCGTCCGGGCCTACCATCTCGGGCAGAACAGTGTGATGCGCCAATGTTATCGATTGGTCGAGGATCTCGATCTCGACGCGGGTCAGTCGATGGCGTTGACCCGGCACATCTCCGATGTGCTGTCCGGTTACATCGATTGGATCTCCCTGTACGTGTTCGAGGCGTACGAAGATGAACGCCGGCGGTGGCTCGGGGTCGAGGGCAACGTGCAATCAGCGGCCATCCACTCGTTCCTCGACAGCGCCGAACCCGATGAGCGGGCCTTCGAGTCCGAGACCGGTTATCCACTGGACCGGCGGCACGTCGCGCTCATCCTCTGGTCCTCCGACGATGAACCGCGCGAACTGGTGACGCTCACCCACGCGGCCCGCGAACTCGGTACCCGACTGGGCGGAGGCGCACCACCGATCGTCACCGCGATCGACCGTTCGACGGTCTGGGCCTGGATTCCCTTGGTCGGGCGGGACATCACCGACGACTCCTCCGTGGTCACCGTCCGCTCGACCGTGCCGGCGGGGATCCGAGTCGCGGTGGGACTGCCTGCATCCGGGGCGCGAGGATTCCGGCGAACCCACGAGCAGGCGCGCGCCGCCTACTCGGTGGCGACCATGCCGGGTGGTACGGCGGATCGGGTGATCGGATTCGGAGACCGGGGTGTGGCCGTGGTGTCCCTGCTGGCACGGGATCTCGAGTCGACGCGGGCCTGGGTCCGGGAGGTCCTGGGCGGGCTCGCCGAGGACACCTCGACCGCGAACATGTTGCGGGAGACCCTGTCTGTGTACTTCGCCACCAAAGAGAGCCATCTCCACACCGCCGAGCGACTCAACCTCCATCGCAACACGGTGAAGTACCGGGTCGGCAAAGCACTCGCCGAGGTCCCGTCGGACCGCGATCGCCTGGATCTCGCTCTGGCACTGACGGTCTGCGAATTCCTCGGGCCGGTGATGTTCACCCGTTGA